One window of the Strix uralensis isolate ZFMK-TIS-50842 chromosome 3, bStrUra1, whole genome shotgun sequence genome contains the following:
- the PAQR8 gene encoding membrane progestin receptor beta, which yields MTAILERISTLSLSGQHLSRLPRLLEDGFPKMPCTVKECEVPQLFREPYIHTGYRPIGQDWRYYFLSLFQKHNEVVNVWTHLLAALAVLLRFKTFVEAEQLPVDAWSLPLLIFVLSSVTYLTCSLLAHLLQSKSELYHYTFYFVDYVGVSIYQYGSALAHFYYSSDQAWYDKFWLFFLPAAAFCGWLSCAGCCYAKYRYRRPYPIMRKMCQVIPAGLAFILDISPVAHRVVVCHLGGCEEDAAWYHTYQILFFLISAYFFSCPVPEKYFPGSCDIVGHAHQIFHTFLAICTLSQLEAILLDYKNRQEIFLKRHGPFSVYLSCISFFGLVACSAITAYILRCRIKDSLAKKDS from the coding sequence ATGACAGCCATCCTGGAGCGGATCAGCACGCTGTCCCTCAGCGGGCAGCATCTCAGCCGACTGCCCAGGCTGCTGGAGGATGGCTTCCCCAAGATGCCTTGCACGGTCAAAGAGTGCGAGGTGCCGCAGCTCTTCCGTGAGCCGTACATCCACACCGGGTACCGTCCCATCGGCCAGGACTGGCGGTACTACTTCCTTAGCCTCTTCCAGAAGCACAATGAGGTGGTCAATGTATGGACTCATCTCCTGGCAGcgctggctgtgctgctgagaTTCAAGACGTTTGTGGAGGCTGAGCAGTTACCTGTGGACGCATGGTCCTTGCCTTTGCTCATCTTTGTCCTCTCCTCTGTCACCTACCTGACCTGCAGCCTCTTGGCCCACCTTCTGCAGTCCAAATCGGAGCTGTACCACTACACCTTCTACTTTGTGGACTACGTCGGAGTCAGTATCTACCAGTATGGTAGTGCCCTGGCTCATTTCTACTACAGCTCCGACCAAGCCTGGTATGACAAGTTCTGGCTTTTCTTCCTGCCAGCAGCTGCTTTCTGTGGCTGGCTGTCTTGTGCCGGCTGCTGCTACGCGAAATACCGGTACCGACGGCCTTACCCCATCATGAGGAAGATGTGCCAGGTGATCCCAGCCGGCCTGGCGTTCATCTTGGATATCAGTCCTGTGGCTCACCGGGTGGTTGTGTGTCACCTGGGGGGCTGTGAGGAAGATGCTGCTTGGTACCACACGTACCAGATACTGTTCTTCCTTATCAGTGCTTATTTCTTCTCCTGCCCAGTCCCTGAGAAGTACTTCCCTGGCTCCTGCGATATCGTTGGCCATGCCCACCAGATCTTCCACACCTTCCTGGCAATCTGCACCCTGTCACAGCTGGAGGCCATTCTTTTGGATTACAAGAACAGGCAGGAGATTTTCCTGAAGAGACATGGGCCTTTCTCTGTTTATCTCTCCTGCATCTCTTTTTTTGGCCTTGTGGCTTGTAGTGCCATCACAGCTTACATCCTGCGATGCAGGATCAAGGACAGCCTGGCTAAAAAGGACTCCTGA